In Miniphocaeibacter halophilus, the following proteins share a genomic window:
- a CDS encoding HAD family hydrolase: MKYKLIASDMDETFLNDKSEIPKNNLEIVKLLDEDYGIKFVPASGRGQNSLQNEIKWLGFDKLDDEYIIGLNGAAITKAKDGEILYFKGLDFITAEELFKYGLKKDVGIQVYTNDNLYVYNINEDEARLMKEKGIKWQSIQESIDFLKNQNIAKVIFQNTNMDYLKEIVKDLEGKIRSKAGYTFSSNRYLEFNSPEVNKGEGIRNLCKILGINVEEVIAIGDNHNDLEMLKVAGLSVAVSNAIDEIKNVVDYVADSSNNDGVLEEIYEKFIKAN, translated from the coding sequence ATGAAATATAAATTAATAGCAAGTGATATGGATGAAACTTTTTTAAATGATAAAAGTGAAATTCCCAAAAATAATTTAGAAATAGTTAAATTATTAGATGAGGATTATGGAATAAAGTTTGTTCCGGCATCAGGAAGAGGGCAAAATTCCCTACAGAATGAAATCAAATGGTTAGGCTTCGATAAATTAGATGATGAATATATAATCGGGTTAAACGGTGCTGCAATAACTAAAGCAAAAGATGGAGAGATTTTATACTTTAAAGGTTTGGATTTTATAACAGCAGAGGAATTATTTAAGTATGGATTAAAAAAGGATGTTGGCATACAAGTTTATACTAACGATAATCTTTATGTATATAATATTAACGAAGATGAAGCTAGGTTAATGAAGGAAAAAGGTATAAAATGGCAAAGTATTCAAGAGAGTATAGATTTTTTAAAAAATCAAAATATTGCAAAAGTAATCTTCCAAAATACCAATATGGATTATTTAAAGGAAATAGTTAAAGACCTAGAAGGTAAAATTCGTTCTAAAGCAGGTTATACTTTTTCATCTAACAGATATTTGGAATTTAACTCACCAGAGGTAAACAAAGGAGAGGGAATTAGAAACCTATGTAAAATATTAGGAATTAATGTTGAAGAGGTTATAGCTATTGGTGATAACCATAATGACCTGGAAATGTTAAAAGTCGCAGGACTTTCTGTAGCAGTATCAAATGCTATTGATGAAATAAAAAATGTAGTGGATTATGTAGCAGATTCTAGTAATAATGATGGGGTATTAGAGGAGATTTACGAAAAGTTTATAAAAGCTAATTAG
- a CDS encoding NUDIX hydrolase N-terminal domain-containing protein, whose amino-acid sequence MNKFQWLNWANELRSLALSGLFYCKDENLLKEYEKIRDLSYDIIEGYSSHSYEEIEEFFSKDAGYQTPKLDSRAAVFNENKILLVQENNGLWTLPGGWVEPDLSIKENIIKEVKEEAGLRVKPTRLIAIQDRKKHNRPIYIYDLCRFFVLCEYINGEFEENEETIKSGYFKLDNLPQLMTSKTNYKQIEMCFNAYNNLSSDVLFD is encoded by the coding sequence ATGAATAAATTTCAATGGTTAAACTGGGCTAATGAATTAAGGTCGTTAGCACTTTCAGGACTTTTTTATTGTAAAGATGAAAATTTATTAAAGGAATATGAAAAAATAAGGGATTTATCCTATGATATTATTGAAGGATACTCCAGCCATAGCTATGAGGAAATAGAAGAGTTTTTTTCTAAGGATGCTGGATATCAAACGCCTAAATTAGATAGTAGGGCAGCTGTATTTAATGAGAACAAAATTTTATTAGTACAGGAAAATAACGGCTTATGGACTTTACCTGGTGGCTGGGTAGAGCCGGATTTATCAATAAAGGAAAATATTATAAAAGAAGTGAAAGAGGAAGCGGGTCTTAGGGTTAAACCAACAAGATTAATTGCAATACAGGATAGGAAAAAACATAATAGACCAATTTATATATATGATTTATGTAGGTTTTTTGTTTTATGTGAATATATAAATGGAGAATTTGAGGAAAATGAAGAAACTATTAAAAGTGGATATTTCAAACTAGACAATCTTCCTCAATTAATGACAAGTAAGACAAATTACAAACAAATTGAAATGTGTTTTAATGCTTATAATAATTTAAGTTCAGATGTTTTATTTGACTAA
- a CDS encoding ATP-binding cassette domain-containing protein, with translation MIECKNISKEFNKKILFKDLNFKIGSRGIYSIIGPSGCGKTTLARIIMGLEELTSGVIEYSKKIKFSTVFPENRLIPNLNTFQNINYVVNNKNRTRELLKTIEMENDGNKYPKELSNGMKRRVSFARGFGYKSDLFVLDEPFNGLDLKLKNKIIELLKDDSTKRAILLIDHDIETIRKISKEVLELDKYK, from the coding sequence TTGATAGAATGTAAAAATATTTCAAAAGAATTTAATAAAAAAATACTCTTTAAAGATTTGAATTTTAAAATAGGTTCCAGAGGCATATATTCTATTATAGGACCTTCCGGTTGTGGAAAAACAACTTTAGCAAGAATAATAATGGGTTTAGAAGAATTAACATCAGGAGTAATAGAATATAGTAAAAAAATAAAATTTTCTACAGTTTTTCCGGAAAACAGATTAATTCCCAATTTAAATACTTTTCAAAATATTAATTATGTGGTAAATAATAAGAATAGAACTAGAGAATTATTAAAAACAATAGAAATGGAAAATGATGGTAACAAATATCCTAAGGAGCTTTCAAATGGAATGAAAAGGAGAGTTTCATTTGCTAGAGGATTTGGATATAAATCCGATTTATTTGTACTAGATGAACCCTTTAATGGATTGGATTTAAAGTTGAAAAATAAAATTATTGAATTATTAAAAGACGATTCTACAAAAAGAGCTATACTATTAATAGACCATGATATTGAAACTATAAGGAAAATATCAAAAGAAGTTTTAGAACTAGATAAATATAAATAA
- the ilvN gene encoding acetolactate synthase small subunit, with protein MEHTISVIVENKAGVLTRVSGLFSRRGYNIKSLAVGETDVPGISRMTIVVNGDEKTIEQVEKQLYKLIDVIKVIHLTDEEFVERELVLIKLNVSKSTRTEILQVVDIFRSKVIDMNVNSFVIEATGTTSKISALEKALQPYGIQEIVRTGMIALSRGAKKSKGVSIK; from the coding sequence ATGGAACATACAATTTCTGTTATTGTAGAGAACAAAGCCGGTGTACTTACAAGAGTCTCTGGTCTTTTCTCAAGAAGAGGATATAATATTAAAAGTTTAGCAGTTGGTGAAACGGATGTTCCGGGAATATCTAGAATGACCATTGTTGTAAACGGTGATGAGAAAACGATTGAACAAGTAGAGAAGCAACTCTATAAATTAATAGATGTTATTAAAGTCATCCATTTAACTGATGAGGAATTTGTTGAAAGAGAACTGGTACTGATTAAGTTAAATGTTAGTAAAAGCACAAGAACTGAAATTCTACAAGTTGTAGATATTTTCCGTTCTAAAGTAATTGATATGAATGTTAATTCCTTTGTTATTGAAGCAACAGGAACAACTAGCAAAATTTCCGCTTTGGAAAAGGCTTTACAACCATATGGTATACAGGAAATAGTTAGAACAGGTATGATAGCATTATCGAGAGGTGCTAAAAAAAGTAAGGGGGTATCCATTAAATGA
- a CDS encoding deoxycytidylate deaminase — MRKSWNEYFINLAKGVAERGTCDRAYVGCVLVNKDNRIVSTGYNGSVSGNPHCDEIGHTMRDGHCIATIHAEMNALLYCAKEGISVKGCKCYVTHFPCLNCTKALIQAGISKIYYLNGYRIDDYAIELLEKNNIEHIELKF, encoded by the coding sequence ATGAGAAAATCTTGGAATGAATATTTTATTAATTTAGCAAAAGGTGTTGCTGAAAGAGGCACCTGTGACAGAGCTTACGTTGGCTGTGTTTTAGTTAATAAGGATAATAGAATTGTTTCTACAGGTTACAACGGATCCGTTTCAGGAAACCCTCATTGTGACGAAATTGGTCACACTATGAGAGATGGCCATTGTATAGCTACAATACATGCCGAAATGAACGCTTTGCTGTATTGTGCTAAAGAAGGTATTTCCGTTAAAGGATGTAAATGCTATGTAACTCATTTTCCTTGTCTCAATTGTACTAAAGCATTAATCCAAGCCGGAATATCAAAAATATACTATTTAAACGGTTATAGAATTGATGATTACGCTATTGAACTATTGGAAAAAAATAATATTGAACATATTGAATTAAAGTTTTAG
- a CDS encoding NUDIX hydrolase N-terminal domain-containing protein, with amino-acid sequence MGSLNWNKVTKELEDIYKYGVNRTKDVFDIDRLNRIREISEEIKNYKNKDDFENIDRLFFTKIGYETPKLDCRAAVFKEDKILLVQELNKLWTMPGGWVDHNLSLRENIIKETMEEAGVDVEPVSIISVQDRKKHNEPEYIYNIIKVFVLCKLNGGRFQKNIETLKSGYFGIDEIPEMSRDRTTVEQVKMCFKAYYNKDFKVEFD; translated from the coding sequence ATGGGCAGTTTAAATTGGAATAAGGTTACAAAAGAGCTAGAAGATATTTATAAATATGGAGTTAATAGGACTAAAGATGTTTTTGATATAGACAGACTCAATAGAATAAGAGAAATATCAGAAGAAATAAAAAATTATAAAAACAAAGATGATTTTGAAAATATAGACAGATTATTCTTTACGAAAATAGGATATGAAACCCCTAAGCTAGATTGCAGAGCGGCTGTTTTTAAAGAAGATAAAATCCTACTTGTTCAAGAACTAAATAAGCTTTGGACAATGCCGGGAGGCTGGGTTGACCATAATCTTTCCTTAAGGGAGAATATTATTAAGGAAACAATGGAAGAGGCCGGAGTAGATGTAGAACCTGTAAGTATTATTTCTGTACAGGATAGAAAAAAACATAATGAACCGGAATATATTTATAATATTATAAAGGTATTTGTTTTATGTAAATTAAACGGGGGGAGATTTCAAAAAAATATTGAAACTTTAAAAAGTGGATATTTTGGAATTGATGAAATTCCTGAAATGTCAAGGGACAGAACAACAGTTGAACAGGTGAAAATGTGTTTTAAAGCTTACTATAATAAGGATTTTAAAGTGGAATTTGATTAG
- a CDS encoding lipoprotein yields the protein MKKILLIISFIFILTSCTSGRKTTVMELNMNNEKYNEILEFFNSIDENEEISGIIKGEENYTLIFNNPKFKIDKVKVDYSSDLMKINLQGEDSEKEPIKIYNIILGDDYRKNIDTESKNHSVVVERSGKEIKTVIIDALNMED from the coding sequence ATGAAAAAGATTTTACTAATAATTTCATTTATATTTATTTTAACATCCTGTACTAGTGGGAGAAAAACTACAGTAATGGAATTGAATATGAATAATGAGAAATATAATGAGATTTTAGAATTTTTCAATTCAATAGATGAAAATGAAGAAATTAGCGGAATTATTAAAGGAGAAGAAAATTATACGTTAATATTTAATAATCCAAAATTTAAAATAGATAAAGTAAAGGTTGATTATTCAAGTGATTTAATGAAAATCAACTTACAAGGGGAGGACTCTGAAAAAGAACCTATAAAGATTTATAATATAATTCTAGGTGATGATTATAGAAAAAATATAGATACAGAATCTAAAAATCATTCTGTAGTCGTTGAAAGAAGTGGAAAAGAAATAAAAACTGTAATAATTGATGCATTAAATATGGAAGATTAA
- a CDS encoding SDR family NAD(P)-dependent oxidoreductase produces the protein MNFFDFTDKVAVVFGASSGIGKAAALGYGDSGAKVAVLARRKEKLDDLVKEMHDKGYIATAFECDVTSEDSIKNAAKEIVEKYGKIDILFNNAGIAVPGSIENITVEQWNKSMNTNVRGAYMTMKYLIPEMKKNHYGKVINTASVNAVLFDKNEDLVRHAYNVSKSAMVGLTKAAAATYMKDGITINTIGPGLFETEMTEGTLFKHEGFMKAYNASNPAGRPGKMEELIGTIMYLSSDASNYVTGQLILVDGGITLV, from the coding sequence ATGAATTTTTTTGATTTTACAGATAAAGTTGCAGTAGTATTTGGAGCTTCTTCCGGAATAGGTAAGGCAGCAGCTTTAGGTTATGGTGATTCTGGAGCAAAGGTAGCTGTTTTAGCGAGAAGAAAAGAAAAACTTGATGACCTTGTTAAAGAAATGCATGATAAAGGTTATATAGCTACTGCATTCGAATGTGATGTTACAAGTGAAGACAGCATTAAAAATGCAGCAAAAGAAATAGTTGAGAAATATGGGAAAATAGATATTTTATTTAATAACGCAGGTATTGCTGTACCAGGCTCTATTGAAAATATTACTGTTGAGCAGTGGAATAAGTCAATGAATACAAATGTTAGAGGAGCTTATATGACTATGAAGTATTTGATTCCAGAGATGAAGAAAAATCATTATGGAAAAGTTATAAATACAGCTTCTGTAAATGCAGTATTATTTGATAAAAATGAAGATTTAGTTAGACATGCATATAATGTTTCAAAGTCAGCAATGGTAGGTTTAACAAAAGCAGCTGCGGCTACATATATGAAAGATGGTATTACTATTAATACTATTGGGCCGGGACTATTTGAAACCGAAATGACTGAGGGAACTCTATTTAAGCATGAGGGTTTTATGAAAGCTTATAATGCGTCAAATCCTGCAGGTAGACCGGGTAAAATGGAAGAATTAATTGGTACAATAATGTATCTGTCTTCAGATGCGTCAAATTACGTAACAGGACAATTAATTTTAGTAGATGGTGGAATTACATTAGTATAA
- a CDS encoding ABC transporter substrate-binding protein has protein sequence MKYLKKIALLLILSVLLVACSNGEDKVKKETEITEETVVEVEKTKVKVGTIKGFPGIGIVNLMNENEKGNTKNNYDFIIGGAPDELNAKLISGELDIATIPTNMAATLYNKTNGEIEILAVNTLGVIKLVSTDESIKTLDDIKGKEISASGKGAIPQYTLEYILNKKGIDPKNDVNITYYPGHEEISGLLAADQVSIATIPEPTLSKVMAENENIKIVSDLTEEWNKIEEDIILSQGCTVVSKKFAEENKEVLNSFVEEYKNSCELVHSDLENTAKYCGKFNIVPEKIALEAIPKSNQVYIDGEEMKTKLKPFFEILFAANPESVGGKLPSDDFYFTK, from the coding sequence ATGAAATATTTAAAGAAAATAGCATTGCTTTTAATTTTATCGGTTTTATTGGTAGCTTGTAGTAATGGAGAAGATAAGGTAAAAAAAGAAACTGAAATTACTGAAGAAACAGTTGTAGAAGTTGAAAAAACAAAGGTTAAAGTTGGAACAATTAAAGGCTTTCCAGGAATAGGTATTGTGAATTTAATGAATGAAAATGAAAAGGGAAATACTAAAAATAACTATGATTTTATTATTGGAGGAGCACCGGACGAATTAAATGCAAAATTAATTTCCGGAGAATTGGACATAGCAACTATTCCTACTAATATGGCAGCAACGCTATATAACAAAACCAATGGCGAAATAGAAATATTAGCAGTTAATACTTTAGGAGTAATTAAGCTAGTATCAACAGATGAGTCAATAAAAACTCTTGATGACATTAAAGGTAAAGAGATTTCTGCTAGTGGTAAGGGAGCAATACCACAGTATACCCTTGAATATATTTTAAATAAAAAGGGAATAGATCCAAAAAATGATGTAAATATTACATATTATCCCGGTCATGAGGAAATATCCGGTTTACTTGCAGCTGATCAAGTGTCAATAGCAACCATTCCGGAGCCAACTTTAAGTAAAGTTATGGCAGAAAATGAAAATATAAAAATAGTATCGGATTTAACAGAGGAATGGAACAAAATCGAGGAGGATATTATATTATCTCAAGGGTGTACAGTAGTAAGTAAAAAATTTGCTGAAGAAAACAAGGAAGTTTTAAATAGCTTTGTAGAAGAATATAAAAACTCTTGTGAATTAGTCCATAGTGATTTGGAAAATACAGCAAAATATTGTGGAAAATTCAATATAGTTCCGGAAAAAATAGCATTGGAGGCAATACCAAAAAGCAATCAGGTTTATATTGACGGAGAAGAGATGAAAACAAAACTAAAGCCATTTTTTGAAATTCTCTTTGCTGCAAATCCAGAGTCTGTAGGTGGAAAATTACCATCTGATGATTTTTATTTTACTAAGTAA
- a CDS encoding SDR family NAD(P)-dependent oxidoreductase yields the protein MNYFDFKDKVAVVFGADSRIGKLAALGYGDCGAKVAILAKNKSDLDDLFKEMGDKGYIAAAFECDVTDEESIKNSAKEIVERFGRIDILFNNSGVIQHGSVEELTEEEWNTSMNVNVRSAYLAMKYLVPEMKKNNYGKIVNTSSASAISFSKDDVLVRHAYNVSKAAMVGLTKATAATYMKDGITVNAIGLGIFEDELKEEKDLIKNYLANNPSGRLGKMEELIGTIMYLSSDASNYVTGQLLLVDGGVTLV from the coding sequence ATGAATTATTTTGATTTTAAAGACAAGGTTGCAGTAGTATTTGGGGCAGATTCAAGAATAGGAAAATTAGCAGCTTTAGGTTATGGAGATTGTGGAGCAAAGGTAGCTATTTTAGCTAAAAATAAAAGTGATTTAGATGATCTTTTTAAAGAGATGGGAGACAAGGGCTATATAGCAGCTGCCTTTGAATGTGATGTAACCGATGAGGAAAGTATTAAAAATTCAGCAAAGGAAATAGTTGAAAGATTTGGTAGAATAGATATTCTATTTAATAACTCTGGTGTAATTCAACACGGTTCTGTTGAAGAATTAACAGAAGAAGAATGGAATACCTCTATGAATGTAAATGTTAGATCTGCATATTTAGCTATGAAATATTTAGTTCCGGAAATGAAGAAAAACAATTATGGAAAAATCGTAAATACTTCATCAGCAAGTGCAATTTCATTTAGTAAAGATGATGTTTTAGTTAGACATGCCTATAATGTATCTAAGGCAGCAATGGTTGGTCTTACTAAAGCAACAGCAGCTACCTATATGAAGGACGGTATTACTGTAAATGCTATAGGATTGGGAATATTTGAAGATGAATTAAAAGAAGAAAAAGATTTAATTAAGAACTATCTTGCAAATAATCCTTCAGGACGTTTAGGAAAAATGGAAGAATTAATAGGTACAATTATGTACTTATCATCAGATGCATCAAATTATGTAACAGGGCAATTGCTACTAGTTGATGGTGGTGTTACATTAGTATAA
- a CDS encoding DUF1269 domain-containing protein translates to MKQNVDLINFKNSEDAHEVFDKLSNNPMKDNYTINQMVIVSKSNGKIIVEDIYDSGLDTRDDMIKGGLIGGLVGILSGPIGILLFSGLGVLIGNRMDIADATKNMSLIEQVGILVNEDEEAIILLIEEEIDGIDKEIEEYDHVLTRFKASEVQYEVEEAKELEKHLERETRYKIREQRTGERKAKVKKYRERITKEFDELKEKIKKRF, encoded by the coding sequence ATGAAACAAAATGTAGATTTAATAAATTTTAAAAATAGTGAGGATGCTCATGAAGTATTTGACAAATTAAGTAATAACCCTATGAAAGATAATTATACAATTAATCAAATGGTTATAGTAAGTAAAAGTAACGGTAAAATAATTGTAGAAGATATTTATGATTCAGGCTTAGACACTAGAGATGATATGATAAAAGGAGGCCTAATAGGAGGCCTTGTTGGTATACTAAGCGGTCCAATAGGAATACTATTATTTAGTGGTTTAGGCGTTTTAATAGGAAATAGAATGGATATTGCAGATGCTACTAAGAATATGTCCTTAATAGAACAAGTGGGAATTTTAGTAAATGAAGATGAGGAAGCTATTATTCTTTTAATAGAAGAGGAAATAGATGGCATAGACAAAGAAATAGAAGAATATGACCATGTTCTAACAAGATTTAAAGCATCTGAAGTTCAGTATGAAGTTGAAGAAGCAAAAGAGCTTGAAAAACATTTAGAGAGGGAAACAAGATATAAAATAAGGGAACAAAGAACAGGTGAAAGAAAAGCCAAGGTTAAAAAATATAGGGAAAGAATTACAAAAGAATTTGATGAATTAAAGGAAAAAATAAAAAAGAGATTTTAA
- the ilvB gene encoding biosynthetic-type acetolactate synthase large subunit: MKITGARAVIKALEDNNIKYIYGYPGGAVTPLYDELLNTDIEHILVREEQSAAHAASGHSRTSDTVGVCLATSGPGATNLVTGIATAFMDSVPLIAITGQVSTSMVGTDAFQEVDITGITLPIVKHSYLVKDASEIPQIFANAFHIANTGRKGPVLIDIPKDIQLTSFEYVEPTKPKLMGYNPNYYPNIKQVARIKKILEKSKKPLLLIGGGAVYSKCFKELEELFEKVNAPILTTLMGKSAINNNLENYFGMLGLHGTAASNYAINQCDLILSLGARFDDRATMLTDNFAKNATIVHVDIDPAELGKNITTHYPVVSDIKNFLDEFNPIIEKLDYSNWINDIKKLDEKYPMKYNKENINPPMVIDRLCNLTKGEAYICTEVGQHQMFAAQFYKFSKPDRFVTSGGLGTMGYGLPAAIGVAKANPDATVINICGDGSLQMNFAEIATALEQNLPIKLFLFNNSSLNLVRQLQYFGSNKRYSGIEFTCNPDFCKLVKSYPNTEAYRIDDISQIDDVINKALNNGKFTLVEVNTQTTEIVYPVASARLGVKKLDYFDGEEILY; encoded by the coding sequence ATGAAAATAACCGGTGCAAGAGCTGTAATTAAAGCATTAGAAGACAATAATATCAAATATATTTATGGTTATCCTGGAGGAGCTGTAACTCCCCTTTACGATGAACTTTTAAATACGGATATTGAGCATATATTAGTAAGAGAAGAGCAATCTGCCGCCCATGCTGCCAGTGGTCACTCCCGTACTTCGGATACTGTTGGAGTTTGTTTAGCAACATCCGGTCCTGGAGCTACTAATTTAGTAACAGGTATAGCTACAGCGTTTATGGATTCTGTTCCCTTAATAGCTATAACAGGACAGGTGTCCACTTCAATGGTTGGAACAGATGCCTTTCAGGAAGTTGACATTACAGGAATAACTTTACCAATAGTTAAACATAGCTATTTAGTAAAAGATGCTTCTGAAATTCCACAAATTTTTGCAAATGCCTTTCATATAGCAAATACAGGTAGAAAGGGACCTGTTCTTATAGATATTCCTAAGGATATTCAATTAACTAGCTTTGAATATGTTGAACCAACTAAGCCAAAATTAATGGGCTATAATCCAAATTATTACCCTAATATAAAACAAGTAGCAAGAATTAAAAAAATTTTAGAAAAGTCTAAAAAACCTCTTTTGTTAATAGGAGGAGGCGCTGTTTATTCAAAATGTTTTAAAGAATTAGAAGAATTATTTGAAAAAGTAAATGCTCCAATATTAACTACTCTAATGGGTAAATCGGCTATTAATAATAATTTAGAAAATTATTTCGGCATGCTAGGACTTCATGGCACAGCAGCTTCAAATTATGCCATTAACCAATGTGATTTAATTCTTAGTCTTGGAGCAAGGTTCGATGACAGAGCAACTATGCTTACAGATAATTTTGCTAAAAATGCAACTATTGTTCATGTTGATATTGACCCTGCTGAATTAGGAAAGAACATCACTACTCACTACCCGGTAGTTTCAGACATTAAAAATTTTCTAGATGAATTTAATCCAATTATTGAAAAATTAGATTATTCTAACTGGATTAATGATATTAAAAAGCTAGATGAAAAATATCCAATGAAATACAATAAAGAAAATATAAATCCACCAATGGTTATAGATAGATTATGTAACTTAACTAAGGGTGAAGCCTATATTTGTACTGAAGTTGGACAACATCAAATGTTTGCAGCTCAGTTTTATAAATTTTCAAAGCCTGACCGCTTTGTTACCTCTGGTGGATTAGGTACAATGGGATATGGACTACCAGCTGCTATTGGAGTAGCTAAAGCCAACCCTGATGCCACTGTTATAAATATTTGTGGTGATGGTTCTCTACAAATGAATTTTGCCGAAATTGCCACAGCCTTAGAGCAAAATTTACCTATTAAATTATTTTTATTTAATAATTCATCCTTAAATTTAGTAAGACAATTACAATATTTTGGCAGCAATAAAAGGTATAGTGGTATAGAATTTACATGTAATCCGGATTTTTGCAAATTAGTAAAATCCTACCCTAATACCGAAGCCTATAGAATAGATGATATTTCACAAATAGATGATGTAATTAACAAGGCTTTAAATAACGGAAAATTTACATTGGTAGAAGTTAATACCCAAACAACGGAAATAGTTTATCCTGTTGCTTCTGCAAGACTAGGTGTGAAAAAGCTTGATTATTTTGACGGAGAGGAGATTTTATATTAA
- a CDS encoding ABC transporter permease, producing the protein MYLVVNKPIVLPSPRNVITKLLELIQEKNFYISVLNSVKSIGFGFTIAYILGVFFAVLNLLIPITKDIFLPIFNILRVTPIASFIILALVFMKVEKLPILVSVFMVLPLVWRNVTEGFKAVNYNLIEMSEFFKVSKVSQLRNIYLPHSLPFLLAAVHTGFGYAWKSVITAEVMASATMTIGSHIADGKIYINTDEIFAWTIVVIIMSILTEKIILLLTSIYSKKSYKVKGDSN; encoded by the coding sequence ATGTATCTAGTAGTAAATAAACCTATTGTGCTACCGTCACCTAGAAATGTAATTACGAAATTACTGGAATTAATACAGGAAAAAAACTTTTATATTTCAGTATTAAATTCAGTTAAAAGCATAGGTTTTGGTTTTACAATAGCCTATATCTTAGGAGTTTTCTTTGCAGTATTAAATTTATTAATTCCTATAACAAAAGATATATTTTTACCTATTTTCAACATATTAAGAGTAACTCCCATAGCTTCTTTTATTATACTTGCCTTGGTGTTTATGAAAGTTGAAAAATTGCCAATATTGGTATCTGTTTTTATGGTATTGCCCTTAGTTTGGCGTAATGTAACAGAGGGATTTAAAGCCGTAAACTACAATTTAATTGAAATGTCAGAATTTTTTAAAGTAAGTAAAGTAAGTCAATTAAGAAATATCTACTTGCCACATTCCCTACCGTTTTTACTGGCGGCAGTTCATACAGGATTTGGCTATGCATGGAAATCTGTAATAACAGCAGAAGTCATGGCATCAGCAACTATGACAATAGGTAGCCATATAGCTGATGGAAAAATATATATCAATACAGATGAAATATTTGCTTGGACAATAGTTGTAATAATTATGAGTATATTAACAGAAAAAATAATATTGCTTTTAACTAGTATATATTCAAAGAAATCATATAAGGTAAAAGGAGATTCTAATTGA
- a CDS encoding CDP-alcohol phosphatidyltransferase family protein translates to MKNIPNILSTFRIFLIPFFVWQMLKGNTTNAGLILVLSGFTDFLDGNLARKFNWITDLGKILDPIADKLTQAAISITMIISIKKYQYFFIIMILKDLIMLVLGGYLMKNGIKLEGAKWFGKISTFVYYAVMILLLFIPNMPNFIVVSLLFIATVTAIISAVLYIPEYINKQKEIYSKNKKM, encoded by the coding sequence ATGAAAAATATACCTAATATATTATCTACATTTAGAATATTTTTAATTCCTTTTTTTGTATGGCAAATGCTTAAGGGTAACACAACTAATGCAGGTTTAATTTTAGTATTATCCGGCTTTACAGATTTTTTAGATGGGAATTTAGCTAGAAAATTTAATTGGATAACTGATTTAGGAAAAATCTTAGATCCTATTGCTGACAAATTAACTCAAGCGGCAATTTCCATTACAATGATTATTTCTATAAAAAAATACCAATATTTTTTTATAATTATGATTTTAAAGGATCTGATAATGCTTGTACTTGGCGGATATTTAATGAAAAATGGAATTAAATTAGAAGGAGCAAAATGGTTTGGTAAAATTTCAACTTTTGTATATTATGCAGTAATGATATTACTTTTATTTATTCCAAATATGCCTAACTTTATTGTTGTTTCCTTGTTGTTTATTGCAACTGTTACTGCTATTATATCTGCAGTTTTATATATTCCAGAATATATAAATAAACAAAAGGAAATATATTCTAAAAACAAAAAAATGTAG